The nucleotide window GATAAGTGTTGAAGAATTAGATAATGAATTCAATAATAAAAAGAAATTACCTATTGTAAAGTCTGATAGCTTAGCTTATATACTTTATACATCTGGCTCTACTGGTAGACCTAAAGGTTGTATGATTTCTCATGTCAATTTATTCAATTATATTTTTTGGAGTAATAATTATTATTTTAAAAATCCAGAAGAAGGAAATTGGGGATTAATGACTTCTATGTCATTCGATTTATCAGTAACAGCAATTTTCACAAGCCTTTCTAGAGGGAAGAAACTATATTTATGTGATGAAGGTAAGAGTGTAGATCAATCACTGTTAGAATGTTTTACTAACCCATCATTAGATACTTTAAAAATAACTCCCACACATGTAAGTGTTCTTAAAGATTTAGATATTTATAACACAAACATAAGTACTGTTATTTGTGGAGGAGAACAATTAAAGAAAACACATGTAAAAATCTTAAAAGATTTAAACGAAAATATTAGGATATATAATGAGTATGGTCCTACTGAAACTACAGTTGGTTGTACTGTAGCAGAAATAAGAATGGATGATAATAAAATTTCTGTAGGAAGTCCTGTTGCTAATACAAGATTATATATTCTTGATTCTAATCAGAAAGTATTACCCATAGGAGTGGTCGGGGAAATTTATATTGGAGGAAAAGGAGTCTCAAAAGGATATATTGGAAATTCATTGTTAACTACAGAAAGGTTTGTGTCAATTGATAATTCAATTTGCTACAAAACAGGTGATTTTGCACGTTGGTTGCCTAACGGTACTATAGAGTATTTAGGAAGAATAGATGATCAAATAAAACTTAGAGGATATAGAATTGAGTTAGGAGAAATAGAAAACAGATTAATAGAATATTCAGAAATTAGTTCAGCAGTTATTATTAACAAACAATTTAATAATGATGATTGTTTAGTGGGGTATTATATTTCAGAAGGAAATAGTCAAATTAAAATAGAGGAATTAAAAAAGCATTTATTGCAAACTTTACCAGCTTATATGATTCCTTCTTATTTTATTGAGATTGTTGAAATTCCGTTAACTCCTAATGGTAAATTGGATACATCTTCTTTACCTGAACCAGAAATATTAAGGTTAGCATCTCATGTTGATCCTTCTAATGAAACAGAAGAAAAGTTACTAACTATTTGGTCAGATATATTAAAGGTAGAAAAAGAAAAAATTAGTGTAACGACAAGCTTTTTTAATATTGGGGGAAATTCTTTAAAAACTATTACACTGTCTAATTATATCTCAAAAATATTTTCAGTTGAAATTTCAATAACTGCACTTTTCAATAAACAAACTATAAAGTCAATAGCAGATTATATTATCACGGTTTATCAACTTGATAATGAAGCAGAAAATGAGAGTGAAGAAAAGGTAGAAATATTATTATAATAATTGTGAAAAATTGTACGGGATAACAATTTATGTCTCTAACAACAAGAACGTGGAATAATCAGATTAAAACTTAAAACATGAAAAAACAGATAAAACTATTCTGCTTACCATATGCTGGTGGATCAGCAAAATCAATTTATAGTAAGTGGAAAGAGAGTTTAGATTCAGCTATTGAATTACATCCAGTAGAGTTAGCTGGTAGAGGACCAAGAATTGGAGAAAGTCTTTATTCAAATGTAGAAGAGGCAGTAGAAGATGTTATTTCTAAGATTAGAAACCAAATTACAGATTGTGATTATGCTATTTTTGGGCATAGTATGGGGTCAATTTTAGCATATAAAGTTATTCAGAGAATAAATGAACTAAAATTACCACCACCAATTCATTCCTTTTTCTCAGGGCGAAGAGCACCTCATTGTCCAAGTAGAAGGCCAAAACCTTTTTCAGATATGAATACATTAGAGCTTGAAAAAGAAATAAAGGAATTAGGAGGTACTCCTCCAGAGTTTTTTGAGTATCCAGAATTAAAAAATATTTTTATGCCTATTATTAAAAGTGATTTTAAAATTGCAGATACTTTTGTTGAATCATCAGATATAGTAATGTTTAATCATGAGATATCGGTTTTTGTGGGTAAAGAAGAGGACGTAACTAATATAGAAGCTGATGAATGGATGCAACATACAAGAAAAAAATGTTCAGTTGAATATTTTGAAGGAGGTCACTTCTTTTTATTAGAAGAGGAAGAAGGTCATAGAGTTATTGATACTATCAATAGCTGCTTAATAAATAAACATCAATATATAAGTATGTAATGATTCGTAAAAACTTTTTAATAAGAGAAAGTTAAATCATACATAAAAGTCCATACTATTGATAAAAACTATTTTAAGTTTTTAGGCCACTAATACTTCAGGGTCATGTTTTTAATAGGAACAATGTTCTTAATAATAGCACTTAGATTAAGAAATAAGCCATTTCATATTGTCCAGAAAATTTAGAAATAAATACTGGAGAAAATATGAGAGATATCGTATAAGTGTTTTTCTTAAGTATCACACTACATAGTATTTGTATTAAGGAATCTCTGTTCAAAGGTTTTAAACACTAATGCTATGTTTAAATTGAAACTTAAATCCATTATAGATAATATAACTAACAGTAAATTTTAAAAATTATGCAATATTCTTTTAACTCAAATAGAAGACTTGAAGAGCATTTCAAAGTAAATGCAAAAAAGTTTCCCAAAAAAGTTGCAATTTCATGTAAAGGTGTTGATTTAACTTATGAAGAGTTGGATCAAAAATCAGATTTGATAGCCAATTTGGTAATGAAGAATCTAAAGGAAGACACTCAATATGTGGGCTTGTTAATGAATAGAGGCTTGGAAATGGTAATCTCTATTTTAGGTATTCTTAAAGCAGGAGTAGCTTATATCCCTATCGATCCAGTAAATAACCCAACAGAAAGAATTAAACTTTGTTTATCAGAAGTAAATTTAAATCTATTAATTACAGATAGAGTAATAGATATAAAGAATGTAAAAACTTTACTTGTAGAAAAAGATATTCTTAATGAGCAAATTGAATTATCTAGACAGGAAATTATTCCTGTTAAAAAATCGGAAATTGCTTATGCTATTTTTACTTCAGGAACTACTGGAATTCCTAAAGCTGTTCCAATAATACATGAAAATGTATTGAATATGTTTCATAATTCACAAGAAATTTTTGAGTTTTCTAAAGATGATGTATGGGCTTTATTTCATTCAATAGCTTTTGATTTTTCAGTGTGGGAAATTTGGGGAACATTACTTTATGGGGCAAAGTTAGAAATTGTACCGTTTGCAGTAGCTAAAAATACAGCACGCTTTCGCCGTTTCCTAATGGAAAAAAAGATATCAGTTTTAAATCAGACAACAGGTGCTTTTTATAGTTTAATAAAAGCAGATCAAAATAAAGAAACTAAAATTGATTCTTTAAGGTGTTTGATTTTTGGAGGTGAGAAACTTGATGTTCATTTACTAAAACCATGGGTTGATAGGTATTCTTCTACAGCTTCAAAACTAATTACGGTATATGGTACAACAGAGACTACAATTTTTACAACTTTTAAATATATAGGTCATAACGATATTATAGATAATAAGTTAAGTCCAATAGGAGAGCCTATTCCAGGGTCGGATATTATTTTAGTTGGAAAAGGAAACGAAATAGCTACTGAAGGTGAAATATACATATCAGGAGAAAGATTATCAGAAGGTTATTTGAATAGAACGGAATTAAATGAAACTAAATTTATTTCAAAAACCATATTAGGTGAAACTGTTAAGTATTACAGAACAGGTGATTTAGCTTTTGAAAAGAATGGAGAGTATTATTTTCTTGGAAGAGTTGATAGTCAAGTGAAGTTTAATGGGTATAGGATTGAACTTGAGGGAATTGAGAGTGTTGTTATGTCACACCCTAAGATTATGAGGTCAATAGTTTCGGTAGATAAGACCTTATCACATCCAAGATTAATAAGTTTTCTAGAACCAATAGATAATCTTTCTATAGAGGATGAGGATAATATTATTGATGAGGTTAAGAGTTTGACAGAGAGTTTATTGCCGTTTTATATGGTTCCTTCCGAGTTTATGTTTATTGATAAAATTCCATTAACAGTTAATGGTAAAATTGACCATAAAGAATTATCAGAATTAAGTAAAACCTATTAAATAAATAAAAAATGAAATCAGAAGAATTATCAGTAAAGAGTCACAAACTATGGAGTGATATATTAAGTAATGAAAAAATCAATAGAGAAGAAGATTTCTTTGATCAAGGAGGAACATCATTGTCTTTAATAGAATTAATATCTAAGACCAAAGAGCATTTCTCTGTTTCTTTAAAAGCAAGTGACTTCGAAGAAGGATTATCCCTTGAAATTTATGAAGGACTTATATTAAAATCAATGAATAAAGAACCACAAAAAGTAGTATAATGAATAGTATAGAAGCACCAACAAGAGAATTTAAGTTTAGTAAAAAAGAATTAGAAGAATTCAGAAAGAATGGATATGCAGGACCATTTACCTTGTATGATTCAGAAGATATGAATGAAATAACAAAAAAACTTAGATATAGTTTATTAGATCGTTCAAATAGTGTGTATGAATTCAACGAGGATATTAACGAGATAAATGATAGAGCAAATTATGACCGTCATTTAGATGTTCCTTTTTTAATGGATCACATAAAACAACCTAAGATTGTAGATAAACTTACTGATGTTTTAGGAGAAAATGTTCTTTGTTGGAGGTCAGAATGGTTTCCAAAGTATCCAGGTGATAAAGGAACAGATTGGCATCAGGTAGATACATTTGAATTTTCTAGTGGAGAACCACAATTAGTATGGCCTCAGAAAGAAGACTTTGGAGGTACTATAACAGTATGGACAGCACTTACAGATGCAACTATAGAAACAGCATGTTTAAAGTTTATGCCAGGAACACACGAAGAATTATTTTATGATGAGAGTAAAGGAGTTGATTTTGATCCTGATGCGATTCATGATGGTTTTTTTGGGTATGATTATCAAAATTTACAAAAAGATTCAGATTGGGTACCAGACGAGTCATTAGCAAAATCGATAGAGATGAAAGCAGGACAGTTTATTATTTTCTGGTCTACTTTAATGCATGCTTCTCACTCTCATTTAGGAAAAACGAATGATATGCGACTTGGATTTGCTGCACGATTTGTGCCTGATATGGTTGACGTTTATCCAGGGAATCCTAAAGAATTAACTGAATTTGGAAGCACAGTTTCTTTAGAGAAGTATAGAACTGTTGCGGTTGCTGGAGTAAATAGAAATCCTAATAACATAACTTAATTTTATATAGAAGATAGTAGGTGTTCTACTTCTTTTTCACAGGATTCTATTGAAGTTTATCGATGAAAATCCATTAAAAATTAATGAAAAAGGTGATTATAAAGACAGATAGAATTAAATAAAACTAATTAATTAAATAAATAAAAAATGAAATCAGAAGAATTATCAGTAAAGAGTCACAAACTATGGAGTGATGTATTAAGTAATGAAAAAATTAATAGAGAAGAAGATTTCTTT belongs to Tenacibaculum sp. MAR_2010_89 and includes:
- a CDS encoding amino acid adenylation domain-containing protein — its product is MQYSFNSNRRLEEHFKVNAKKFPKKVAISCKGVDLTYEELDQKSDLIANLVMKNLKEDTQYVGLLMNRGLEMVISILGILKAGVAYIPIDPVNNPTERIKLCLSEVNLNLLITDRVIDIKNVKTLLVEKDILNEQIELSRQEIIPVKKSEIAYAIFTSGTTGIPKAVPIIHENVLNMFHNSQEIFEFSKDDVWALFHSIAFDFSVWEIWGTLLYGAKLEIVPFAVAKNTARFRRFLMEKKISVLNQTTGAFYSLIKADQNKETKIDSLRCLIFGGEKLDVHLLKPWVDRYSSTASKLITVYGTTETTIFTTFKYIGHNDIIDNKLSPIGEPIPGSDIILVGKGNEIATEGEIYISGERLSEGYLNRTELNETKFISKTILGETVKYYRTGDLAFEKNGEYYFLGRVDSQVKFNGYRIELEGIESVVMSHPKIMRSIVSVDKTLSHPRLISFLEPIDNLSIEDEDNIIDEVKSLTESLLPFYMVPSEFMFIDKIPLTVNGKIDHKELSELSKTY
- a CDS encoding acyl carrier protein produces the protein MKSEELSVKSHKLWSDILSNEKINREEDFFDQGGTSLSLIELISKTKEHFSVSLKASDFEEGLSLEIYEGLILKSMNKEPQKVV
- a CDS encoding chlorinating enzyme — translated: MNSIEAPTREFKFSKKELEEFRKNGYAGPFTLYDSEDMNEITKKLRYSLLDRSNSVYEFNEDINEINDRANYDRHLDVPFLMDHIKQPKIVDKLTDVLGENVLCWRSEWFPKYPGDKGTDWHQVDTFEFSSGEPQLVWPQKEDFGGTITVWTALTDATIETACLKFMPGTHEELFYDESKGVDFDPDAIHDGFFGYDYQNLQKDSDWVPDESLAKSIEMKAGQFIIFWSTLMHASHSHLGKTNDMRLGFAARFVPDMVDVYPGNPKELTEFGSTVSLEKYRTVAVAGVNRNPNNIT
- a CDS encoding thioesterase II family protein, which gives rise to MKKQIKLFCLPYAGGSAKSIYSKWKESLDSAIELHPVELAGRGPRIGESLYSNVEEAVEDVISKIRNQITDCDYAIFGHSMGSILAYKVIQRINELKLPPPIHSFFSGRRAPHCPSRRPKPFSDMNTLELEKEIKELGGTPPEFFEYPELKNIFMPIIKSDFKIADTFVESSDIVMFNHEISVFVGKEEDVTNIEADEWMQHTRKKCSVEYFEGGHFFLLEEEEGHRVIDTINSCLINKHQYISM